A single Mangrovimonas sp. YM274 DNA region contains:
- the pepT gene encoding peptidase T, with protein MINKQHLIDRFISYVTVDTESDPASETTPSTAKQWDLANALAQELKDIGMTDVTIDENAYIMATLPSNVDHEVPTIGFVSHFDTSPDFTGANVKPQIIENYDGKDIVLNAEKDIILSPSYFDDLLQYKGQTLITTDGNTLLGADDKAGITEIVSAMEYLIQHPEIKHGPIRVGFTPDEEIGRGAHKFDVEKFGAEWAYTMDGSQIGELEYENFNAAGATVKVKGKIVHPGYAKGKLVNSMYIATDFINSLPRLETPEHTEGYQGFFHLHGMEGKVEETVLKYIIRDHDKGHFEARKEVMQKLANEINSEYGREVIEIEIKDQYFNMKEKVEPVMHIVDIAEEAMKELNIKPIIKPIRGGTDGSQLSYMGLPCPNIFAGGHNFHGRYEYVPVESMIKATEVICKIAELTALKK; from the coding sequence ATGATAAACAAACAACACCTTATAGACAGATTTATAAGTTATGTAACTGTTGACACAGAATCGGATCCTGCATCTGAAACGACTCCAAGTACCGCAAAACAATGGGATTTGGCCAATGCCCTAGCCCAAGAACTGAAGGATATTGGGATGACCGATGTGACTATTGATGAGAACGCCTACATTATGGCAACCTTGCCTAGCAACGTAGACCATGAAGTGCCAACTATTGGATTTGTATCGCATTTTGACACATCACCTGACTTTACTGGCGCCAATGTAAAACCACAAATTATAGAAAACTACGATGGTAAGGATATTGTTTTAAATGCTGAAAAGGACATTATCCTGTCTCCTTCCTACTTTGATGACTTATTGCAATACAAAGGTCAAACCTTGATTACCACCGACGGAAACACCCTTTTAGGCGCTGATGACAAGGCGGGTATTACCGAAATTGTTTCGGCTATGGAATACCTTATCCAACACCCAGAAATAAAACACGGTCCTATTCGCGTGGGCTTTACACCTGATGAAGAAATTGGTAGAGGCGCTCATAAATTTGACGTTGAAAAATTTGGAGCTGAATGGGCTTACACCATGGACGGGAGCCAAATTGGTGAATTGGAATACGAAAACTTCAACGCGGCAGGAGCCACTGTAAAGGTAAAAGGAAAGATTGTGCACCCGGGTTACGCCAAAGGAAAATTGGTAAACTCCATGTATATTGCTACCGACTTCATCAATTCCTTGCCAAGACTCGAAACTCCAGAACATACAGAAGGTTACCAAGGGTTTTTCCACTTGCATGGCATGGAAGGGAAAGTTGAGGAAACCGTTTTGAAATACATCATTCGTGACCACGACAAAGGACATTTTGAAGCTCGTAAAGAAGTGATGCAGAAATTGGCCAACGAAATCAATTCTGAATACGGAAGAGAAGTCATTGAAATTGAAATCAAGGATCAATACTTCAACATGAAGGAAAAAGTAGAGCCTGTAATGCACATTGTAGATATTGCGGAAGAGGCTATGAAAGAACTGAACATTAAACCTATCATCAAACCTATCCGAGGTGGTACAGACGGGTCGCAATTAAGCTATATGGGCTTACCTTGTCCAAACATCTTTGCTGGAGGCCATAACTTCCATGGACGTTACGAATATGTCCCTGTGGAAAGCATGATCAAGGCTACCGAAGTGATCTGTAAAATTGCCGAACTTACTGCATTGAAAAAATAA
- a CDS encoding quinone-dependent dihydroorotate dehydrogenase: protein MYKLIVRPLFFLFDPEKIHHFTFSLIRILHKIPLVPSIFRGLYLVEDKRLERELFGLKFKNPVGLAAGFDKDAKLYKELGDLGFGFIEIGTLTPKAQPGNPKKRLFRLKADSAIINRMGFNNGGVEEAVERLKKNKGVLIGGNIGKNKVTPNETAVEDYKICFNALFDYVDYFVVNVSSPNTPNLRALQDKEPLTHLLKTLKDLNAEKSSPKPILLKIAPDLTDEQLLDIIDIVKDTKIEGVIATNTTISREGLKSESKEETGGLSGKPLTQRSTEVIRFLSEKSNKAFPIIGVGGIHSAEDALEKLDAGASLVQLYTGFIYEGPKLISKINKAILNHA from the coding sequence ATGTATAAACTTATCGTTAGACCGTTATTTTTTCTTTTTGACCCGGAAAAAATTCACCATTTCACATTTTCCTTAATTCGAATTCTTCATAAAATTCCTTTGGTACCAAGCATATTTAGAGGCTTGTATCTTGTTGAAGATAAACGATTGGAACGCGAACTCTTTGGTTTGAAATTTAAAAATCCTGTTGGTTTGGCGGCCGGTTTTGATAAGGATGCCAAATTATATAAAGAGCTAGGTGATTTAGGATTTGGATTTATTGAAATAGGCACCTTAACGCCAAAAGCGCAACCTGGAAACCCTAAGAAACGTTTGTTCCGTTTGAAGGCAGATTCTGCTATCATCAATAGAATGGGCTTTAACAATGGAGGTGTTGAAGAAGCTGTAGAACGCTTGAAAAAGAATAAAGGCGTGCTGATAGGAGGGAACATTGGAAAGAATAAAGTGACTCCTAATGAAACCGCGGTGGAGGATTATAAAATCTGTTTTAATGCGCTGTTTGATTATGTGGATTACTTTGTGGTAAATGTAAGTTCTCCAAATACACCAAACTTAAGAGCGTTACAGGATAAGGAGCCTTTGACGCATCTTTTAAAAACTTTGAAAGACCTCAATGCTGAAAAGTCGAGTCCAAAACCAATTCTACTTAAAATTGCTCCAGATTTAACCGATGAGCAATTACTAGACATTATCGATATTGTGAAGGATACCAAAATTGAAGGTGTTATTGCAACAAATACGACCATTTCAAGAGAAGGGTTGAAATCTGAAAGCAAAGAAGAAACTGGAGGCTTAAGTGGAAAACCATTGACTCAAAGATCTACAGAAGTGATTCGTTTTCTTTCTGAAAAAAGCAATAAGGCATTCCCAATTATTGGAGTAGGAGGTATCCATTCTGCAGAAGATGCTCTTGAAAAACTTGATGCAGGTGCTAGTTTGGTACAGTTGTATACAGGCTTCATTTATGAGGGGCCAAAACTGATTTCCAAAATCAACAAAGCGATTTTAAATCACGCTTAA
- a CDS encoding LysE family translocator produces the protein MNVDILISFVVATSALAISPGPDNIYVLLQSIAHGKKYGLATVAGLISGCIVHTTLVAFGVSTLIKENDYVYLAIKLFGAGYLLYLAYKVYKSSSALELNSRGIPKKSVSQLYKQGVIMNVLNPKVSLFFLALFPGFLFSDSLSTVWQFYVLGFIFMGVSLVIFAGIAILSGAISNYLIHHKNTGLVLKWLQIIVFVGIAIFILI, from the coding sequence ATGAATGTTGATATTCTGATATCGTTTGTAGTGGCAACGTCGGCCTTGGCAATTTCGCCAGGACCGGATAATATTTATGTGCTGCTGCAAAGCATTGCCCATGGCAAAAAATATGGTTTGGCTACTGTAGCTGGATTGATTTCGGGATGTATAGTACATACCACTTTGGTGGCTTTTGGAGTGTCTACCTTGATTAAGGAAAACGACTATGTGTATTTAGCCATCAAACTTTTTGGTGCGGGCTATTTATTGTATTTGGCCTATAAGGTGTATAAAAGCAGTTCGGCATTGGAATTGAACTCCCGTGGCATTCCTAAAAAGAGCGTGTCGCAATTGTACAAACAAGGGGTGATTATGAATGTTCTCAACCCCAAAGTATCCCTATTCTTTTTAGCACTTTTTCCTGGTTTTTTGTTTAGTGATAGTCTGTCAACCGTTTGGCAATTTTATGTGTTGGGATTTATTTTCATGGGCGTTTCCTTGGTGATTTTTGCCGGTATAGCTATTCTTTCAGGAGCTATTTCAAATTATCTTATTCATCATAAAAATACAGGTTTGGTGTTGAAATGGCTTCAGATTATTGTCTTTGTGGGAATCGCCATTTTCATTTTAATCTAG
- a CDS encoding hydroxymethylglutaryl-CoA lyase: protein MSDYVKIIECPRDAMQGIKDFIPTEKKVQYIQSLLRVGFDTIDFGSFVSPKAIPQMADTAEVLSRLDLSNTNSKLLAIIANTRGAMDACQHPEIQYLGYPFSISENFQMRNTHKTIAESVVTLQEILDIANNAGKEVVVYISMGFGNPYGDPWNVDIVGEWTEALSKMGVNILSLSDTVGSSNPESIEYLFSSLIPQYPNIEFGAHLHTTPTTWFEKVDAAFKSGCRRFDGAIQGFGGCPMAKDELTGNMPTEKLLSYFTAKKQSNLNAMSFESAHNEATKIFKNYH, encoded by the coding sequence ATGAGCGACTACGTTAAAATTATAGAATGCCCTAGAGATGCCATGCAGGGCATTAAGGATTTTATTCCAACCGAAAAGAAAGTTCAATATATCCAGTCGTTGCTTAGGGTAGGCTTTGATACCATCGATTTTGGCAGTTTTGTCTCTCCCAAAGCCATTCCACAAATGGCAGATACCGCCGAAGTGTTATCGCGTTTAGATTTAAGCAATACCAACAGTAAACTATTGGCCATTATCGCCAATACCCGAGGTGCAATGGATGCCTGCCAACATCCAGAAATCCAATATTTGGGCTATCCGTTTTCCATTTCAGAAAATTTCCAAATGCGTAATACACATAAAACCATTGCGGAGTCCGTAGTGACCTTACAGGAGATCCTTGATATTGCTAATAACGCAGGCAAGGAGGTTGTGGTTTATATTAGTATGGGCTTTGGAAATCCTTACGGAGATCCTTGGAATGTGGATATTGTAGGCGAATGGACGGAAGCTTTATCAAAAATGGGAGTGAATATTTTATCGTTGAGCGATACTGTTGGAAGCTCCAATCCAGAAAGTATTGAGTATTTGTTTTCCAGTTTAATTCCGCAATATCCCAACATAGAATTTGGAGCTCATTTACATACCACACCCACCACTTGGTTCGAAAAGGTTGATGCAGCTTTTAAATCGGGATGCAGACGTTTTGATGGCGCTATTCAGGGTTTTGGTGGTTGCCCAATGGCGAAAGACGAGCTTACAGGAAATATGCCTACAGAAAAATTACTGTCTTATTTTACGGCTAAAAAGCAGTCCAACCTTAATGCGATGAGTTTTGAAAGCGCACATAACGAGGCTACAAAGATTTTCAAAAATTATCATTAA
- a CDS encoding DUF4856 domain-containing protein: MKKVVLTLSALTAICLTSCSSDDDSSVNNNQVIAPITYEFERGGNSTVSFSGQTTRIAMAQELRGALLDNTLSASQLMGMFAHEEGNEDFSDATLNASNKNIRSKTAASSDYFSANTVAAEAIKSDLDAWITEQADVVFANWAVTAEAGVAGQIQEPGGGTTRYVNAKGLELNQAVAKSLIGGLMTDQMLNNYLSVNELDAGDNMENNTAEVLEDGQLYTSMEHKWDEAYGYLYGAEVDPSMPVLNADSYLNTYLSQVDSDADFAGIAEAVYEAFKLGRAAIVAHDYDLRDEQAEIIRASISKVSAVRAVHYFIGGKEAMEANNMAKAFHELSEGFGFMYSLQFTRKPGTNAPYFSKSEIDGYVSTLMAGNGFWDVSGETLETMAQEIASRFGFTVEEAAN; the protein is encoded by the coding sequence ATGAAAAAAGTAGTATTAACTTTAAGTGCACTAACTGCAATTTGTTTAACCTCTTGTAGCAGTGACGATGATAGCTCCGTAAACAATAATCAAGTAATAGCGCCTATTACCTATGAATTTGAAAGAGGAGGGAATTCAACCGTTAGTTTTTCTGGTCAGACTACACGAATTGCCATGGCGCAAGAGCTAAGAGGCGCTTTGTTAGACAACACGCTTTCGGCATCTCAGTTGATGGGAATGTTTGCCCACGAAGAAGGGAATGAAGATTTCTCAGATGCAACATTAAATGCCTCTAACAAGAACATACGAAGTAAAACAGCTGCATCTTCAGATTATTTTTCGGCAAATACGGTAGCTGCAGAGGCTATTAAATCTGATTTGGATGCATGGATTACAGAACAAGCCGATGTTGTTTTTGCAAATTGGGCGGTGACAGCCGAAGCTGGTGTTGCAGGGCAAATCCAAGAACCAGGAGGAGGAACAACCCGTTACGTAAATGCTAAGGGATTGGAACTAAACCAAGCTGTAGCAAAATCTTTGATAGGTGGGTTGATGACCGATCAAATGTTGAACAACTATTTGAGTGTAAATGAACTTGATGCAGGGGATAACATGGAAAATAATACGGCAGAGGTTTTAGAAGATGGACAATTATATACTTCTATGGAACATAAATGGGATGAGGCTTATGGATACTTGTACGGTGCCGAAGTAGATCCATCTATGCCAGTTTTGAATGCGGATAGTTATCTGAATACATATTTAAGTCAAGTGGATAGCGATGCTGATTTTGCAGGAATTGCAGAAGCCGTTTACGAGGCATTTAAATTAGGACGTGCAGCCATTGTAGCCCACGACTATGATCTACGTGATGAGCAGGCTGAAATTATCAGAGCTTCAATTTCTAAGGTTAGTGCCGTAAGAGCAGTACATTATTTTATTGGAGGTAAGGAAGCTATGGAAGCCAATAATATGGCTAAGGCATTTCATGAACTTTCAGAAGGGTTTGGTTTTATGTACAGTCTTCAATTTACACGCAAACCGGGAACTAATGCCCCATATTTTTCTAAGTCAGAAATAGACGGATATGTTAGTACATTAATGGCTGGAAATGGGTTTTGGGACGTTTCTGGAGAAACCTTGGAAACAATGGCGCAAGAAATTGCTAGCAGATTTGGGTTTACCGTTGAGGAAGCTGCAAATTAA
- a CDS encoding imelysin family protein gives MKYLFSLAIVALLFTGCDSDSGSSSSNGDGYDRSLILSNLADNIIIPAYTEFGNDISALKTSASTFVENANQANLEALRSNLFEAYKTWQYVGMYDLGKAYELQLGYQMNVFPTSVAEIEANIIAGTYDLGHSNNHDAVGFPALDYLLYGIGENDMDILAKYTTDPLAENYRNYLMDLVNRMDALTQPVVADWPNFRSEFVSSSGNTVNSSLNKLMNDYIAFYETALRKNKIGYPAGVWTTSTYPEKVEAYYSGAYSKELSLHALKAVEDVFNGKHYNGSAVGESFKTYLDYLNQIKDGTDLSELINNQFDLSRDKINVLDPNFYSQITTNNTMMLAAYDELQKNVILMKVDMLQSFNISVDYVDSDGD, from the coding sequence ATGAAATATCTTTTTAGTTTAGCTATAGTTGCATTGCTTTTCACCGGATGTGATTCTGATTCTGGATCCAGTAGTTCTAATGGTGACGGATATGACAGAAGTCTTATACTTTCTAATTTAGCAGATAATATAATCATACCGGCTTATACAGAGTTCGGTAATGACATTTCTGCTCTTAAAACTTCTGCTAGTACTTTTGTGGAAAATGCAAATCAAGCTAATTTAGAAGCTTTAAGATCCAATTTGTTTGAAGCCTATAAGACATGGCAATATGTAGGTATGTATGATTTGGGGAAGGCCTACGAACTGCAATTGGGATATCAAATGAATGTATTTCCTACCTCTGTTGCTGAAATAGAAGCCAATATTATTGCTGGTACTTATGATTTGGGACATAGTAATAACCATGATGCTGTTGGATTCCCTGCGTTGGATTATTTACTCTATGGGATTGGAGAGAATGATATGGATATTCTAGCCAAGTATACTACCGATCCTTTGGCTGAAAACTACCGAAACTACTTGATGGATTTGGTCAATAGAATGGATGCTTTAACACAGCCTGTAGTTGCAGATTGGCCAAATTTCCGAAGTGAGTTTGTTAGTAGCAGTGGCAATACGGTTAATAGTTCGTTGAACAAATTGATGAACGATTATATTGCTTTTTACGAAACTGCCTTAAGAAAAAATAAAATTGGATACCCTGCCGGTGTTTGGACAACAAGTACGTACCCAGAGAAGGTAGAAGCCTATTATAGTGGAGCGTATTCCAAAGAATTGTCTTTACATGCATTAAAAGCTGTAGAGGATGTTTTTAATGGCAAACATTACAATGGAAGTGCTGTTGGGGAGAGCTTCAAAACGTATTTAGACTATTTGAACCAGATAAAGGACGGTACCGATTTAAGCGAACTTATCAATAATCAATTTGATTTATCTAGGGATAAAATCAATGTTTTGGATCCGAATTTTTATTCTCAGATAACCACAAATAATACGATGATGTTAGCAGCCTATGACGAACTTCAAAAGAATGTTATTTTGATGAAGGTTGATATGCTTCAAAGCTTTAATATATCGGTGGATTATGTAGATAGCGATGGGGATTAA
- a CDS encoding HTTM domain-containing protein, which produces MTSALKKYLSSYANVAPLVVFRIGFGLMMFASIIRFWSKGWIEKLYIDPQYHFSYYGFEWVKPLGGFTYLLFVICAIAAFCIAIGYKYRWMVAAFFLSFTYIELMDKTTYLNHYYFISVLSFIMIFLPANAAFSVDSVFKGKSYKTIPKWTIDSIKLMLGVVYFYAGIAKLNSDWLLRAMPLKIWLPSKYSLPFIGENLMQQEWFHYAMSWGGMLYDVSIPFLLLYRKTRWFAFAMVVFFHVFTRVLFPIGMFPYIMIVSTLIFFDAGFHNRIIAGLKKVLSFQKKPNIQEKYLYKFQKPALLVLSIFFVVQLVFPFRYLLYPGELFWTEEGYRLSWRVMLMEKQGHTTFKIVDGKTGQFKYVDNSQFLTTFQEKQMSFQPDFILEFAHFLGDYYRENENFQEVQVYADSYVALNGRLSQQFIDPTIDLYKERESFKHKHWILPFNDEIKGL; this is translated from the coding sequence ATGACTTCTGCCTTAAAAAAATATTTGTCGTCCTATGCCAATGTAGCTCCTTTGGTGGTATTTCGTATTGGGTTTGGCCTTATGATGTTTGCAAGTATTATACGGTTTTGGAGTAAAGGGTGGATTGAAAAACTTTATATTGATCCTCAATATCATTTTTCGTATTACGGTTTTGAATGGGTGAAACCCTTAGGTGGTTTTACCTATTTATTATTTGTAATATGTGCTATAGCGGCTTTTTGTATAGCAATAGGCTATAAGTATCGATGGATGGTAGCGGCTTTCTTTTTAAGCTTTACCTATATTGAATTAATGGACAAAACTACCTATTTAAACCACTATTATTTTATTAGCGTGTTAAGTTTTATAATGATTTTTCTACCAGCTAATGCTGCGTTTTCTGTGGATAGTGTATTCAAAGGAAAATCATATAAGACCATTCCTAAATGGACTATTGACAGTATTAAGTTAATGCTGGGGGTGGTTTACTTTTATGCCGGTATAGCAAAGCTAAATTCTGATTGGTTATTAAGGGCCATGCCTTTAAAAATATGGCTGCCTTCAAAATATAGTTTACCTTTTATAGGAGAAAATTTAATGCAGCAGGAGTGGTTTCATTATGCCATGAGTTGGGGAGGTATGCTATATGATGTGAGTATTCCGTTTTTATTGCTTTACAGGAAAACAAGATGGTTTGCCTTTGCAATGGTGGTGTTTTTTCATGTCTTTACAAGAGTTTTATTTCCTATAGGGATGTTTCCATATATCATGATTGTAAGCACCTTAATTTTCTTTGATGCTGGTTTTCATAATAGAATTATTGCAGGCCTAAAAAAAGTGCTCTCATTTCAGAAAAAGCCTAACATCCAAGAAAAATACCTCTATAAATTTCAAAAACCAGCTTTGCTAGTATTGAGTATCTTTTTCGTGGTACAATTGGTGTTTCCTTTTAGATACTTGCTTTATCCTGGTGAATTATTTTGGACAGAGGAAGGTTATAGACTGTCATGGCGGGTAATGTTAATGGAAAAACAAGGGCACACCACGTTTAAAATTGTTGATGGTAAAACAGGCCAATTTAAATATGTAGATAATTCTCAGTTTTTAACAACATTTCAAGAGAAACAAATGAGCTTTCAGCCAGATTTTATTCTGGAGTTTGCTCACTTTTTAGGGGATTACTACCGAGAAAATGAAAATTTCCAGGAAGTACAGGTGTATGCCGACAGTTATGTGGCTTTAAACGGGAGGTTGAGTCAACAATTTATAGACCCGACAATAGATTTATATAAGGAACGGGAATCGTTTAAACATAAACATTGGATTTTACCATTTAATGATGAAATTAAAGGACTTTAG
- a CDS encoding TonB-dependent receptor domain-containing protein, translating to MKLKDFSMLFNWIVKLFTKEVITIFCVVLCVLQSVAQHKVSGMVTDSLTKAPVGEVEIYDKLRGLITTTDAKGHFEFQTNKSKLTLVFFSLYHDVLEKELAITKDVEMAIELSVTVEELTAVQINSRRAKAFALERLEDVEGTAIYAGKKTEVVLVDQSMANLATNNARQIYSEVAGLNIYQNDDAGLQLNIGGRGLDPNRTSNFNTRQNGYDISADVLGYPESYYTPAAEGLKEIQVVRGAASLQYGTQFGGLVNFVMKEPNANKPFELITRNTLGSFGLYTNFTSIGGTKDKLSYYGYFNYKKGDGFRPNSEFESKNAYMHLGYQLTDKTKLTGELTHLHYLAQQGGGLSDGMFAEDAYQSNRERNWFQVDWWLYNLTLSHQFSENTNYTFSAFGLNASRYALGFRENRVSQADNLQERDLIKSEFNNFGFETRLLHKYLLGDTKSTFLIGGKFYKANNSSEQGPGSDGFGPDFDFYLDDYPTYQNQSAYTYPNLNVAAFGENIFYFNEKFSITPGFRFEYINTGSEGFYKEFSVDGAGNIDEEITHFQDETRERSFVLLGLGASYKPVKGAELYANISQNYRSVTFADISIFNPSFSISPDISDEKGFTTDVGLRGRFKDIVSYDVGGFAISYRDRIGIVLKEREDGKLVSERGNVGNALIFGMESLIDVNLNNWLIDNNDLVLSCFFNGAFISSEYTSSEETGVVGNEVEFIPAANIKTGLNFGYKNFLSRIQYTYLGAQFTDATNAETDEQNESGVSGMIPSYDILDVSLSYSYKRFKLEAGVNNVLDNVYFTRRATGYPGPGIIPSAPRNWYTSLQIRL from the coding sequence ATGAAATTAAAGGACTTTAGCATGTTATTCAATTGGATAGTTAAATTATTTACTAAAGAAGTTATCACTATTTTTTGTGTTGTTTTATGTGTGTTGCAGTCAGTAGCACAGCATAAGGTGTCTGGCATGGTAACGGACAGTCTTACAAAAGCTCCTGTTGGTGAAGTTGAAATTTACGATAAGTTGAGAGGGCTTATAACAACAACGGATGCTAAGGGACATTTTGAATTTCAAACAAATAAAAGTAAGCTTACTTTGGTATTTTTTTCATTGTACCATGATGTTTTGGAAAAGGAACTTGCCATTACAAAAGATGTTGAGATGGCTATCGAATTATCCGTGACCGTAGAAGAATTGACGGCTGTGCAAATCAATTCTAGGCGTGCCAAAGCCTTTGCTTTAGAGCGTTTGGAAGACGTGGAGGGAACGGCAATTTATGCTGGGAAAAAGACGGAAGTAGTATTGGTTGACCAATCCATGGCAAATCTAGCAACCAATAATGCGCGACAAATCTATAGTGAAGTGGCGGGGTTGAATATTTATCAAAATGACGATGCTGGTTTGCAGTTAAATATTGGAGGGCGTGGTCTAGATCCTAATCGTACTTCTAATTTCAATACGCGTCAAAATGGTTATGATATCAGTGCCGATGTTTTGGGGTATCCCGAAAGTTATTATACCCCGGCAGCAGAAGGTTTAAAGGAAATACAGGTTGTAAGAGGAGCAGCATCCTTACAATACGGAACCCAATTTGGCGGATTGGTAAATTTTGTAATGAAGGAACCTAATGCCAATAAACCTTTTGAATTGATAACCAGAAACACCTTGGGCAGCTTTGGGCTCTATACCAACTTTACAAGCATTGGGGGGACCAAAGATAAGCTTAGTTATTATGGATATTTTAATTATAAAAAAGGTGATGGGTTTAGGCCAAATTCGGAGTTTGAATCAAAGAATGCCTATATGCATTTAGGCTATCAGCTTACTGATAAAACAAAATTGACTGGAGAGCTTACCCATCTGCACTATTTGGCACAACAGGGAGGTGGGCTTTCAGATGGTATGTTTGCTGAGGATGCTTACCAAAGCAATCGTGAAAGAAATTGGTTTCAGGTTGATTGGTGGTTATACAACCTAACCTTGTCTCACCAATTTTCGGAAAACACCAATTATACTTTTAGTGCTTTCGGGCTTAATGCCTCTCGTTATGCGCTTGGATTTAGGGAAAATAGAGTAAGCCAAGCCGATAATTTACAGGAACGAGATCTTATTAAAAGTGAGTTTAACAATTTTGGATTTGAAACCAGATTGTTACATAAATATTTGTTGGGTGATACCAAGAGCACGTTTTTGATTGGGGGTAAATTTTATAAGGCCAATAATTCTAGTGAGCAGGGGCCGGGATCGGATGGTTTTGGACCGGATTTTGACTTTTATTTGGATGATTATCCTACCTATCAAAATCAATCAGCTTATACGTACCCTAACTTGAATGTGGCAGCATTTGGTGAGAATATTTTCTATTTCAACGAAAAATTTTCTATTACTCCGGGGTTCAGGTTTGAATATATCAATACCGGAAGTGAAGGCTTTTATAAGGAATTTAGTGTGGATGGGGCCGGAAATATTGATGAAGAGATTACGCATTTTCAAGATGAAACCAGAGAGCGCTCGTTTGTGCTTTTAGGGTTAGGAGCTAGCTACAAACCTGTTAAAGGAGCGGAACTTTATGCTAATATTTCTCAAAACTACCGGTCTGTAACCTTTGCGGATATCAGTATTTTCAATCCTTCATTTAGTATTTCTCCAGATATTTCAGATGAGAAGGGATTTACAACAGATGTGGGCTTACGAGGACGCTTTAAGGATATTGTATCTTATGATGTTGGTGGATTTGCAATTTCTTATCGCGATAGGATTGGGATCGTTTTAAAAGAGCGGGAAGATGGTAAACTGGTAAGTGAACGAGGTAATGTGGGGAATGCTCTTATTTTTGGGATGGAGTCCTTGATTGATGTCAATCTAAATAATTGGTTGATTGATAATAATGATTTGGTTTTAAGTTGCTTTTTCAATGGCGCTTTTATTAGTTCGGAATATACGTCTTCTGAAGAAACAGGTGTAGTGGGCAATGAAGTAGAGTTTATTCCCGCTGCAAATATCAAAACTGGACTTAATTTTGGATATAAGAATTTCCTTTCTAGAATACAATATACATATCTGGGAGCTCAATTTACAGATGCTACCAATGCCGAAACTGACGAGCAAAATGAGAGTGGTGTATCGGGAATGATTCCTTCTTATGATATTTTGGATGTCTCTCTATCATATTCCTACAAAAGATTTAAGCTAGAAGCAGGTGTAAATAATGTGCTTGATAATGTTTATTTCACTAGGCGTGCCACTGGGTATCCTGGTCCGGGTATTATTCCATCTGCGCCAAGAAATTGGTATACCTCATTGCAAATACGGTTGTAG
- a CDS encoding thioredoxin family protein, which translates to MRKLLVLLLFILGVNSVFSQEWQTNFEEAKSQAAKEHKSIVLIFSGSDWCAPCIKLEKQILETEQFKSFANERAVLVRADFPRKKQNQLDENLQNQNKHLAEMYNQQGYFPLVVVMSPEGKVLGQAGYEKTSPEAYVAKLKGFMK; encoded by the coding sequence ATGCGTAAGTTATTAGTGCTTCTACTATTTATTTTGGGAGTAAATAGTGTGTTTTCGCAAGAATGGCAAACCAACTTCGAGGAAGCCAAATCCCAAGCAGCTAAAGAGCATAAATCCATTGTATTGATTTTCTCAGGTTCCGATTGGTGTGCACCGTGTATCAAATTGGAGAAGCAGATTTTGGAAACAGAACAGTTCAAATCGTTCGCCAATGAAAGGGCTGTGCTTGTTAGGGCTGATTTTCCACGGAAAAAGCAAAATCAATTGGATGAAAACCTTCAAAATCAAAATAAGCACTTAGCAGAAATGTACAACCAACAGGGATATTTTCCACTTGTGGTTGTAATGTCTCCCGAAGGGAAAGTTTTGGGTCAGGCAGGGTATGAAAAAACCAGTCCAGAGGCTTATGTAGCAAAGCTAAAGGGCTTTATGAAATGA